In one window of Saprospiraceae bacterium DNA:
- a CDS encoding NAD(P)H-hydrate dehydratase yields MLPVYKSATIKQWDVYTIENEPISSVELMDRAASVCVEWLRSQYPPSTPVLIFCGNGNNGGDGLSIGMQLQNLAYRVSVCLVPVSAENSRDYEIQLAGVLNNRHISILQIDDAKSLLKKNYNTLVIDAILGSGTNRSPSPELENIFEFLQPYDQRIVSIDLPSGMYPDQPPGHLCVHASATLSLQTPKLTSLLPQTGKHYGLLKILDIGLMPDFVDSHPPDKWFIRQEDVVRFLKRRKPFDYKNNFGHVCMVGSCLGMAGALVLSAKAALKSGCGLCTLSSVSENRIILQTSVPEAMFCSPDQILPEKFKVLAIGPGMGKSESMKDLLYVLKDRYAGIWVIDADALNLISEENVLDEFKGDVVITPHVGEFDRLFGPSENDFQRLEKAIDQAVQLKITIVLKGHHTATVTPDGKVYFNSSGNPGLAKGGSGDVLTGMIAAFLAQGYSTREACIIAVYLHGFAADLLAEKIAIESMMATDLLEVLPLAMKNLFQHEKSRSPFGSRN; encoded by the coding sequence ATGCTACCGGTTTACAAATCAGCGACCATTAAGCAATGGGATGTATATACTATTGAAAATGAGCCTATTAGTTCAGTTGAACTCATGGATAGGGCTGCCTCAGTCTGTGTGGAATGGCTTAGAAGTCAGTATCCCCCATCTACCCCGGTTCTGATATTTTGTGGAAATGGAAACAACGGTGGCGATGGCTTAAGTATAGGCATGCAGTTGCAAAACCTGGCCTACCGGGTAAGTGTTTGTCTGGTTCCCGTTTCAGCGGAAAACAGCCGGGATTATGAAATTCAATTGGCCGGTGTGCTCAATAATAGGCACATTTCCATTTTACAAATTGATGATGCGAAAAGTCTTTTAAAGAAGAATTACAATACACTGGTCATTGATGCCATTTTAGGCTCAGGAACCAACCGAAGTCCTTCTCCGGAACTGGAAAATATCTTTGAATTTCTACAGCCTTATGATCAACGCATTGTATCTATCGACTTGCCATCCGGAATGTATCCCGATCAACCTCCGGGGCATCTTTGTGTACATGCATCCGCTACTTTAAGCCTTCAAACCCCAAAACTGACTTCACTACTTCCTCAAACCGGAAAACATTATGGCTTACTTAAAATATTGGACATTGGATTGATGCCTGATTTTGTGGATTCCCATCCACCGGACAAATGGTTCATCCGGCAGGAAGATGTTGTTAGATTTCTTAAAAGGAGGAAACCCTTTGATTATAAAAATAATTTCGGCCATGTTTGTATGGTAGGTTCTTGCCTGGGAATGGCTGGTGCGTTGGTGTTGTCGGCAAAAGCAGCGTTAAAGTCCGGCTGTGGGCTATGTACACTTTCTTCAGTTTCAGAAAACAGGATCATTTTACAAACATCAGTTCCAGAAGCCATGTTTTGCTCCCCGGATCAAATACTCCCTGAAAAATTTAAGGTTTTAGCAATTGGGCCGGGAATGGGAAAAAGTGAGTCGATGAAAGATCTGCTTTATGTGCTGAAAGACAGATATGCAGGAATTTGGGTAATCGATGCCGATGCACTCAACCTGATCAGCGAAGAAAATGTCCTGGATGAATTTAAAGGGGATGTCGTAATAACACCTCATGTGGGTGAGTTTGACAGACTGTTTGGTCCGAGTGAAAACGATTTCCAGAGATTGGAAAAAGCTATTGATCAGGCCGTGCAATTAAAAATAACCATTGTTCTTAAAGGTCATCACACGGCTACTGTAACACCAGACGGAAAAGTTTATTTTAACAGCAGCGGAAATCCCGGATTGGCTAAAGGAGGGAGCGGCGATGTACTTACCGGAATGATCGCTGCCTTTCTTGCGCAAGGATATTCAACTCGGGAAGCTTGTATTATTGCCGTTTACCTTCATGGATTTGCGGCCGATTTGTTGGCAGAGAAAATTGCCATAGAATCCATGATGGCTACCGACCTTTTAGAAGTGCTACCTTTGGCTATGAAAAACCTTTTCCAACATGAAAAATCTCGTAGTCCTTTCGGGAGCAGGAATTAG
- a CDS encoding NAD-dependent deacylase, with translation MKNLVVLSGAGISAESGLKTFRDADGLWEGHRVTDVATPEGFQRDPELVLEFYNERRRQLLSAKPNLAHTLCAGLQPYFHVEIITQNVDDLHERAGSKHVLHLHGELLKVRSTYRRDLVYPWNEDLKIGNLCEFGSQLRPHIVWFGEDVPMIYDASIKVQAADIILVIGTSLQVYPAAGLLTYAQKNVDLFYIDPKPQLQHEINRFQSLNIIADKATTGLQSVYNELMKLAD, from the coding sequence ATGAAAAATCTCGTAGTCCTTTCGGGAGCAGGAATTAGTGCGGAAAGCGGATTAAAAACATTCAGAGATGCCGATGGATTGTGGGAAGGACATCGGGTAACCGATGTGGCTACCCCGGAGGGATTTCAAAGAGATCCGGAACTTGTTCTTGAGTTTTATAATGAACGCCGCAGACAGCTGCTATCCGCTAAGCCCAATTTAGCCCATACTCTTTGTGCCGGACTGCAACCCTATTTTCACGTTGAAATCATAACACAAAACGTCGATGATTTGCACGAAAGAGCAGGCAGTAAACATGTATTGCATTTGCACGGCGAATTGCTCAAAGTCAGAAGTACATACAGACGGGATCTTGTTTATCCCTGGAACGAGGATTTAAAAATTGGCAATCTGTGCGAGTTTGGTAGTCAGTTGCGACCTCACATCGTTTGGTTTGGTGAAGATGTTCCTATGATTTACGATGCATCCATAAAGGTTCAGGCCGCAGATATCATTCTTGTAATTGGAACTTCACTGCAGGTATATCCCGCAGCTGGTTTGCTGACGTATGCTCAAAAAAATGTTGACCTTTTTTATATCGATCCGAAACCGCAACTTCAACACGAAATAAACCGGTTTCAGAGTTTGAATATTATAGCTGATAAAGCAACAACGGGTTTGCAATCCGTATATAATGAATTGATGAAGCTGGCGGATTAA
- a CDS encoding TonB-dependent receptor, whose translation MHKILIGLFLLLLISVGASAQNGWVRGKVLDDKGLPLPEVPVLIKHPWGKLAMGLTTDQQGIFKTDQLKSGGYKLEISLLGFETHFTEFVYTGEDQDFENIRLEISRKLLKEITIADKKYPGKVLNDTVQFDASSYKVAKDASAEDLITKMPTVTNENGTVKAQNEDVKQVLVDGKPFFGNDPSLSLKNLPAEIIDKIQIFDQQSEQSQFTGVNDGNTVKTINIVTKSGLNSGQFGKVYAGTNFQGKYQTGGNINYFDGDRRISLIAMSNNINIQNFSNDDILGVLGSSGNRNRGGSQSSGRRDFRPGGSGSGDFLIPQSGGIAKTHAFGLNYTDKFGKTLEMNLSYFFNDSRNDIISEINRVYFTNENVDQSYLEQTFSKPHNQNHRLQGRLELTLDSMNSIQIRPRLSYQDNSNSFDNNSVSSFNGIPRNESKNLATSDASGWNFSNSILYRYKFSKPQRTFSVDWNMNTAPKSDEGYQLSYLSFNTPTGENLDTINQLETSEYSKISWSANMEYTEPIAKGHSLLLNYRYRQGEDDTDYSTFSLPLYSSGDTLFLPNLSNFFVSQNKSHQIGVGYQWNIDQKLNLSVRMNWQNASLFNDQFLPQAHQNSKSFNNLVPSLFMRYSFSRTKSLMLHYRTSTQLPSIDQLQNVLNNSNPTQLSIGNPNLKQSVQHYSSIRYNVTLPNSTMLYASIRFNVTQDYITNHNFVRNRNHPVFSAFNIPLGVQLSIPQNAGSNYQLRSYLSYTYPLTAIKCLFSTDLSHNYIETPGLIDGDQINSSSHYLGWGFSLNSNINEKIDFSIQFRPSYNSFSNQNVTDNYFLYDNKLRISWQFYKRMVIKADANYRINESLQEGFNQNIFLLNLAFGVKLFKNERGELAVGVNDLLDQNQNIQRNILDTYYEDSYSNNLQRFLMLSFTYNLRNFNTGRKSSDGDMPKDHFRGPPDGRRF comes from the coding sequence ATGCACAAAATACTTATAGGATTATTTCTCTTATTGCTCATTTCTGTCGGTGCTTCAGCGCAAAATGGCTGGGTTCGCGGGAAAGTCCTCGACGACAAGGGACTTCCACTCCCCGAAGTCCCAGTTTTGATCAAACATCCATGGGGTAAACTTGCCATGGGGTTAACCACGGATCAACAAGGGATTTTTAAAACCGATCAGTTAAAAAGCGGTGGATACAAATTGGAAATAAGTTTGCTGGGATTTGAAACCCACTTTACAGAATTTGTGTACACGGGAGAAGATCAGGACTTTGAGAATATCCGGCTGGAAATAAGCAGGAAGCTATTAAAAGAAATTACCATAGCCGATAAAAAATATCCCGGCAAAGTTCTCAATGACACCGTACAATTTGATGCATCCAGTTATAAAGTTGCTAAAGATGCAAGTGCAGAAGACCTCATCACTAAAATGCCTACCGTCACTAATGAAAACGGGACTGTGAAAGCACAGAATGAAGATGTCAAACAAGTACTGGTCGATGGTAAACCTTTTTTTGGCAACGACCCCAGTTTGTCCTTAAAAAACTTACCTGCCGAGATCATCGACAAAATTCAAATATTTGACCAGCAGAGCGAACAAAGCCAGTTTACCGGTGTCAACGACGGCAATACGGTCAAAACGATCAACATCGTTACCAAAAGCGGGTTGAATAGCGGCCAGTTTGGCAAAGTCTATGCAGGTACCAATTTTCAGGGAAAATATCAGACGGGTGGAAATATAAATTATTTTGATGGTGATCGCAGGATCAGCCTGATAGCTATGTCGAACAATATCAATATTCAGAATTTTTCAAATGACGATATTCTGGGTGTATTGGGTAGTTCAGGCAACCGCAACAGAGGGGGATCTCAAAGTTCCGGCAGAAGAGACTTCCGACCTGGCGGCTCGGGGTCTGGCGATTTTCTGATTCCTCAAAGTGGAGGGATCGCAAAAACGCATGCTTTTGGACTCAATTACACCGATAAATTTGGCAAGACGCTGGAAATGAACCTTTCTTATTTCTTCAACGATTCCAGAAATGATATTATTTCTGAAATCAACAGGGTCTATTTTACAAATGAAAATGTGGACCAATCCTACCTGGAACAAACCTTCAGTAAACCACATAATCAAAATCATCGCCTTCAGGGCAGGCTGGAACTAACACTTGATAGTATGAATTCCATCCAAATTCGTCCCCGGCTCTCATATCAGGACAACAGCAATTCCTTCGACAATAATTCTGTCAGTTCATTTAATGGCATACCCCGTAACGAGTCCAAGAATCTGGCAACTTCCGATGCTTCCGGTTGGAATTTTTCAAACAGCATACTTTACAGGTATAAGTTCAGTAAACCACAACGAACATTTTCGGTTGACTGGAACATGAATACTGCTCCTAAATCTGATGAAGGTTATCAACTTTCATATTTAAGCTTCAACACACCCACCGGTGAAAACCTGGATACAATTAATCAACTTGAAACCAGCGAATATTCCAAAATCAGCTGGTCTGCTAATATGGAATACACGGAACCCATTGCCAAAGGGCATTCCCTGTTATTGAATTACCGGTATCGACAAGGAGAAGATGATACCGATTATTCGACATTCAGTTTGCCACTTTACTCAAGCGGTGATACCCTGTTTTTGCCAAACTTGAGTAATTTTTTTGTATCTCAGAATAAATCCCATCAGATCGGGGTTGGCTACCAGTGGAACATCGATCAGAAACTAAATTTATCAGTCAGAATGAACTGGCAAAATGCGAGCCTGTTCAACGACCAATTTTTACCTCAGGCACACCAGAATAGTAAATCTTTTAATAATCTTGTGCCATCGCTATTCATGAGATATTCCTTCAGCAGAACAAAAAGTCTCATGCTGCATTACCGTACATCGACACAACTTCCATCTATTGATCAGCTCCAAAACGTATTAAATAATTCAAACCCAACCCAGCTTTCGATCGGAAATCCTAATTTGAAACAATCTGTACAGCATTACTCGAGCATCCGGTATAATGTGACATTACCAAATTCAACCATGTTGTATGCTTCAATAAGATTCAATGTCACACAGGATTATATTACTAATCACAATTTTGTCAGAAACCGAAATCATCCTGTCTTTAGTGCCTTTAATATTCCCTTAGGCGTCCAGTTGAGCATTCCTCAAAATGCTGGAAGCAATTATCAGTTAAGATCGTACCTGAGTTATACGTATCCTTTAACTGCTATTAAATGTTTATTTTCTACAGACCTTTCACACAATTATATAGAAACACCGGGGCTCATTGATGGTGATCAAATCAATTCAAGCTCTCACTACCTTGGCTGGGGCTTTTCCCTCAATAGCAACATCAATGAAAAAATTGATTTCAGCATCCAATTCAGACCCTCGTATAATTCGTTTTCAAATCAGAACGTGACAGACAACTATTTTCTCTACGATAATAAACTGCGCATCAGCTGGCAGTTTTATAAAAGAATGGTCATTAAAGCCGATGCGAATTACAGGATTAATGAAAGTCTCCAGGAAGGATTCAATCAAAATATTTTCCTCCTGAATCTGGCTTTTGGAGTCAAACTATTTAAAAATGAAAGGGGAGAGTTGGCTGTTGGTGTCAATGATCTGTTGGACCAAAATCAAAACATTCAACGCAACATTTTGGATACCTATTACGAAGACAGTTACAGCAATAACCTCCAGCGTTTTCTTATGCTGTCATTTACGTACAATCTGAGAAATTTCAACACGGGTCGCAAATCCTCTGATGGAGATATGCCCAAGGATCATTTCAGAGGACCACCTGATGGTCGAAGATTTTAA
- a CDS encoding HlyD family efflux transporter periplasmic adaptor subunit → MKSINSLSSIKAHLKKINIIYLLAGLAGFLMLPRLKENLSNSVEFYGIAENPVKSVNFDYPVEIVRLYKKQGESLQYGDTVMTLRRLDLRTKETSLHFDLADNDTRLRAANEGSSHEIAILENQKNQLEAEYRYKTEILKQKQTKFKAGQKYLLKSDTLLPSSPEILTELQQLETKYKQELSDLNLKIRQKNKDKSASIESHRIKMAKVLKELEQLKNSEGELTIVSTGPGMVGQLDYGEGDRIPEFTPLAKFYDQHPGIVIFYIGDQQLTLLNEGDSVWVESINLPDVKFKGVISAMGNRITSLPERLKKIPELRAWGREVQVKIPSSNRFLQGEKVKVYF, encoded by the coding sequence ATGAAATCCATAAACTCATTATCCAGCATTAAAGCACATTTGAAAAAAATCAATATCATATATCTTCTTGCAGGACTTGCAGGATTTTTAATGTTGCCCAGGTTAAAGGAAAATCTTAGCAACTCCGTTGAATTTTATGGCATCGCCGAAAATCCGGTAAAATCTGTTAATTTTGACTACCCGGTGGAGATTGTCCGGCTCTATAAAAAACAAGGTGAAAGTCTGCAATACGGAGATACGGTCATGACCTTGCGAAGACTGGATCTTCGAACCAAAGAAACCAGCCTTCACTTCGACCTTGCAGATAATGACACCCGGCTACGCGCCGCAAACGAAGGATCATCGCATGAAATTGCGATCCTCGAAAATCAAAAAAATCAGCTTGAGGCTGAATACCGGTACAAAACCGAAATACTGAAACAAAAGCAAACTAAATTCAAAGCCGGGCAAAAATATTTATTAAAATCTGATACGCTTCTGCCTTCTTCTCCTGAAATTCTGACGGAATTGCAACAACTGGAAACCAAATACAAACAAGAACTTTCAGATCTCAATTTGAAAATCCGTCAAAAAAACAAAGACAAATCGGCTTCCATTGAATCACATCGGATAAAAATGGCCAAAGTCCTTAAAGAACTCGAGCAATTAAAAAATTCTGAGGGGGAACTAACAATCGTTAGTACCGGGCCAGGCATGGTTGGTCAATTGGATTATGGTGAAGGAGATCGAATTCCTGAATTCACGCCTCTGGCAAAATTCTACGATCAGCACCCCGGTATCGTCATTTTTTATATTGGCGACCAGCAACTCACCTTATTGAACGAAGGAGACAGCGTTTGGGTGGAGTCGATCAATCTTCCGGATGTTAAATTTAAAGGAGTAATAAGTGCTATGGGGAACCGGATTACAAGTCTTCCGGAAAGGCTTAAAAAAATTCCGGAATTACGTGCCTGGGGTAGGGAAGTGCAGGTAAAAATTCCTTCGAGTAATCGTTTTCTTCAGGGAGAAAAAGTTAAAGTTTATTTTTAA
- a CDS encoding CotH kinase family protein — protein MKSALYLIAILAMAMNAIAQNLPLEMRFSDDGKRLISGASQTDGFYQLNKIRVIELQFDQPDYWTKLTANYATKTDLPATLTYNGDVYPNVGVRFKGQTSYQRVTSQKKSFNITLDFADETQDLKGYETLNLNNSYEDNSYVREVLYEYITRPFCPSLKANYSHLYINGQDWGLYPNVQALDGDYVQEWFLSNEGTRWRCERSSGGGPGQPGGGFGAGTSTLNYLGDDTTLYKPNYTLKKTTLNNPWSDLVRVTKVLNTVPLDQLEDTLNKVMDIDRALWFLAKEIMFGDDDSYINKGGMDYYAIYQKDVERLIPLEYDANSVMKAQTSTWSLFLKENDTKFPLANRLFKVPALRQRYLAHVRTMFNQALDSAHYVSTLNYLYSLIDTLVQADPKKLMTYSAFQTEKNVLITWMRNRRAFVLNNTEFKQTGNTIEEVIYSVEGELERRPFDHESLTVQAKISGGPGVKTAYLYYSPGFDGYFKKTIMFDDGNHNDGNAGDGIFTAQIPPHPAGSFVRYYIESIANNTAGTISYMPEGAEHDVYIYQVKVNESSQGDIVINEFMSSNTKSVRDQDGEYDDWIELYNNSASAIDISNWILTDNPANLDKYRFPENTEIPGNGYLIIWADEDGKQNGFHANFKLSASGEEILLLDSTGLLVDSVVFGAQNEDLAYARRPNGTGPFVIQTHTFNGNNDLVLVSNDLSNKSLRIYPNPASENLHFEMDSPQNFKLKISDISGHEILSRELHSGEALDVSQLPSGFYLISVLNEIHKLIIQH, from the coding sequence ATGAAATCAGCTCTTTACCTCATTGCAATTCTCGCTATGGCGATGAACGCAATTGCTCAAAATCTTCCACTGGAAATGCGTTTTTCAGACGACGGAAAACGATTGATCTCAGGAGCCAGTCAAACAGACGGATTTTATCAACTTAATAAAATCAGGGTCATTGAACTGCAGTTTGACCAACCGGATTATTGGACCAAACTCACGGCCAATTACGCAACGAAAACTGACTTGCCAGCTACACTTACATACAATGGAGATGTGTATCCCAATGTCGGCGTTCGTTTCAAAGGACAAACCTCTTATCAACGCGTAACTTCTCAGAAAAAATCATTCAACATTACTTTGGATTTTGCCGATGAAACCCAGGATCTGAAAGGATATGAAACGCTTAATTTGAATAATTCCTACGAAGACAACAGCTATGTGCGGGAGGTCCTCTATGAATACATCACGCGTCCATTTTGTCCTTCACTCAAAGCGAATTATTCTCATTTGTACATCAACGGTCAGGATTGGGGACTTTACCCCAATGTACAGGCATTAGATGGAGATTATGTTCAGGAGTGGTTTCTCAGCAATGAGGGTACCCGCTGGCGTTGTGAAAGATCCAGTGGTGGCGGACCCGGCCAACCCGGTGGGGGTTTCGGTGCAGGCACTTCGACTTTAAATTATCTTGGAGATGATACGACGCTCTATAAACCGAATTACACCTTAAAGAAAACGACTTTAAACAATCCCTGGAGTGATCTGGTCCGGGTCACGAAAGTACTCAATACGGTGCCGCTCGACCAGCTTGAAGATACTTTAAACAAAGTCATGGACATCGACAGGGCGTTGTGGTTTCTTGCTAAGGAAATTATGTTCGGCGATGATGACAGTTACATCAATAAAGGTGGAATGGATTATTATGCCATTTATCAAAAAGATGTAGAAAGACTGATTCCACTTGAATACGATGCCAATTCTGTAATGAAAGCACAAACCAGTACCTGGTCGCTGTTTCTAAAAGAAAACGATACAAAATTTCCACTCGCAAACAGATTGTTTAAAGTTCCAGCTTTGAGACAGCGATATCTTGCCCATGTCAGAACTATGTTCAATCAGGCTTTAGACAGCGCCCATTACGTTTCAACATTGAATTACCTATATAGCCTGATCGATACGCTGGTGCAGGCGGATCCAAAGAAACTAATGACCTACAGCGCTTTCCAGACCGAAAAAAACGTGTTAATCACCTGGATGCGAAACCGCCGTGCGTTTGTATTGAATAACACTGAATTTAAACAAACCGGTAACACCATTGAAGAGGTCATTTATTCTGTAGAAGGAGAACTTGAAAGAAGACCTTTTGACCATGAGTCGCTGACCGTGCAGGCAAAAATCAGTGGAGGTCCGGGTGTGAAAACAGCTTATTTATACTATTCACCGGGTTTTGACGGATACTTTAAAAAGACCATTATGTTTGACGATGGCAATCACAATGATGGCAATGCGGGTGATGGAATTTTTACAGCTCAAATTCCACCTCATCCGGCAGGCAGCTTTGTGAGATACTATATAGAATCCATCGCAAATAACACAGCAGGTACGATTAGTTACATGCCGGAAGGAGCAGAACACGATGTGTATATTTATCAGGTAAAAGTCAATGAATCCTCACAAGGCGATATCGTCATCAATGAGTTTATGTCTTCCAATACAAAATCTGTTCGCGACCAGGATGGCGAATACGATGACTGGATCGAATTGTACAACAATTCTGCAAGTGCAATAGACATAAGCAATTGGATTCTTACTGACAATCCTGCGAACCTGGATAAATACCGATTTCCGGAAAATACGGAGATTCCCGGGAATGGTTACTTGATCATATGGGCTGATGAGGATGGAAAACAAAACGGTTTCCATGCAAATTTCAAATTGTCTGCTTCTGGTGAGGAAATTTTATTGCTGGATTCTACGGGCTTGCTTGTTGATTCTGTTGTGTTTGGAGCTCAAAATGAAGATTTGGCTTATGCCCGGAGACCCAATGGCACAGGCCCCTTTGTCATACAAACACATACGTTTAATGGCAATAACGATTTGGTTCTGGTAAGCAATGATCTCTCCAACAAATCACTGCGAATTTATCCGAATCCGGCATCTGAAAATCTGCATTTTGAGATGGATTCACCGCAGAATTTTAAATTGAAGATTTCAGATATTTCAGGACATGAAATACTAAGTCGTGAATTGCATTCAGGAGAGGCCCTGGACGTCAGCCAGCTACCTTCGGGGTTTTATCTGATCAGTGTTCTGAATGAAATCCATAAACTCATTATCCAGCATTAA
- a CDS encoding DUF4956 domain-containing protein → MLDFSLNSLNTDNPSPLSVIYALTASFILACLISFTFQKTSRHIQAPGHFIQSMILGSIIATIVTIAIGDNIGRGLGMLGIMAIIRFRTNITQARNMIFMFSALGIGIACGVFAFNIAIYGTAFFCIVAFLLILTNFEHFPKKNQSLRIQLSEDIDQFESQVEYIFRSLKINGQLSRIENRINNEQHEIEYNWDIENLSDSDGKTLLQTLNKKFRMNSLRFIMRIEEQII, encoded by the coding sequence ATGCTTGATTTTTCGCTGAACTCCCTCAACACGGATAATCCTTCCCCTTTGTCCGTAATATATGCGCTCACTGCCAGTTTTATATTAGCATGCCTGATCTCTTTTACTTTCCAAAAAACCAGCAGGCATATTCAGGCACCAGGTCATTTTATTCAATCCATGATCCTGGGTTCAATCATCGCAACCATTGTGACCATAGCCATCGGAGACAATATTGGTCGGGGTCTGGGAATGTTGGGAATTATGGCCATTATCCGGTTTCGCACCAACATCACACAAGCCAGAAACATGATCTTTATGTTTTCAGCACTGGGAATCGGTATTGCCTGTGGGGTCTTTGCATTCAATATAGCCATCTATGGAACCGCCTTTTTTTGCATAGTTGCTTTTTTACTCATCCTGACAAACTTTGAGCATTTTCCAAAGAAAAATCAAAGCTTGCGCATTCAGTTAAGTGAAGACATCGACCAATTTGAATCGCAGGTTGAATATATTTTCAGATCTCTTAAAATAAATGGACAATTAAGCCGGATTGAAAATCGGATCAACAACGAACAACACGAGATCGAATACAATTGGGATATAGAAAATTTATCGGATTCCGATGGCAAAACTCTTTTACAAACGCTAAACAAAAAATTCAGAATGAACTCCTTAAGGTTCATCATGCGAATCGAAGAACAAATCATATAA